TGTCAAAATAAGAGTTTGTCATGCAAAAAAAAAATGAATTAAAAAAGTATTTTACGCATCCAACAGTTGAAGTGGATGACAAAGTTTTCATCGGGAAGAATTCGAAAATTTGGCATTTTTCCCATATTCTTGGAAATACGGTGATCGGAGCAAACTGCAATTTAGGGCAAAATGTGGTTGTCGGGCCTGAAGTCACAATTGGTGATGGATGCAAGATTCAAAATAATGTGTCAATATACAAAGGTGTAACACTTGAGGAAAATGTTTTTTGTGGCCCTTCCATGGTATTCACCAATGTATTTAATCCAAGGGCCCATATTAAACGTATGGATGAAGTACGCCCGACCCTGGTGAAAAAAGGGGCCAGTATCGGTGCGAACAGCACTATAGTTTGTGGGGTGACCATTGGAAAGTATGCGTTTATTGGGGCCGGGGCTGTTGTAACAAAGGATGTTCCTGACCATGCGTTAATGGTCGGGAACCCAGCAAGACAGACAGGATGGATTTGTGAATGTGGCGAGAAACTAGATAATTCCTTAAAGTGTCCTGTGTGTAAAAAAACGCTTGCTACGAATAATACGACACCTATTGCTTTTGTCGATCTTGCCGCTCAACAACAAAGGATACTGCCTGAGATTGAAAAAAATATTAAAGTGGTTTTGAAGCACGGCAAGTATATCATGGGGCCTGAAGTTGGAGAGCTTGAAAAAAAATTGGCCAAGTTTGCTAAAGTAAAACATGCGGTTACCTGTGCCTCTGGAACTGATGCTTTGTTAATGGCATTGATGGCATATGGTATCGGGCCTGGAGATGCAGTATTCACAACGCCTTTCACCTTTATCGCCACCGCGGAAACCATCAGGCTTTTAGGCGCAACACCAGTGTTTGTAGATATTGAACAAGCTACTTTTAACATTTCTGAGGAAAAATTGTCTGAAACAGTTAATGCTGTTAAAAAGGAAGGCAGATTGACTCCCAGAGCTATAGTTCCGGTTGACTTGTTCGGGCTTCCTTGTGATTATGATCGGATAGAACAGATTGCATCCCAACATGATCTAATCGTTATAGAAGACGCAGCCCAGTCGTTTGGAGCTGAGTATAAAGGGCGGATGGCAGGCGGGTTAGGACATGCCGGATGTACATCGTTTTTTCCTGCTAAACCTCTTGGCTGTTACGGGGACGGTGGGGCTGTCTTTACTGATTCAGATGAGCTTGCAGACAAGCTAAGGTCTATTCGAGTTCATGGGAAAGGGGGGAACAAATATGACAATATTCGGCTTGGTATTAACGGCCGTCTAGACACCATTCAGGCAGCGATCCTGCTGCCTAAGCTTGAAATTTTTCCCCAAGAACTCGAATCTCGTCGAAGGATAGCGACAATATATACGGATTTTCTTTCATCAATTGATTCTTTACATCTTCCTGCAATGTACAATGATATTAAAAGTGCGTGGGCTCAATATTCGATCCTTTCACCTGACAGGGAAACAAGAAAATTCATACAGGAAAGATTAAAAGAAAAGGGAATTCCGACTGCAGTATATTATCCGACCCCCTTGCATTTACAAACTGCGTTTGCTGATTTAGGTTATCAAAAAGGAAATTTCCCTGCTTCTGAAGTCTGTGCTTCAAGAATATTCAGCATTCCCATGCATCCTTACCTGTTGAAAACAGAGCAGAAAAATATTTGCTCATATATTGAACAATTGCTTGTATCGTCGCTTGATCGGTAGCGTGTTTATTGATTTAAGGTTTAAACAATGAAAATTTCCATCATAATTCCAGCATTTAATGAAGAAAAAATTATAGGAAGCACTCTTTCAAGTATTGAATTTTATATGGATCAATATACCCAATGTAATTGGTGGGAAGTTTTAGTTGTGAATGATGGAAGTACTGATAACACCCTCTCGGTTCTTGCTTGTTTAAAAAATGAAAAAGCATGGCTGAAAATACTGAGTTTGCCGGTCAATACAGGGCGTGGCGCGGCATTGCGAAAAGGATTCGCTCATGCCGAAGGCGAGTTTATCGTTTCTTTAGATGCTGATCTGAGCTATGCCCCTTATCATATCGGCAGGATGATGGATAAGCTGATAGATGAAAAGGCGGATATGGTTTTGGCATCAGCCTATTGTTCTGAAGGCTCTGTGAAGAATGTTCCTGTTAACAGACTAATCATTAGCAAATTAGGAAATAAAATACTTTCTTATATGTATGGGGAGAATGTTACTGTTTTATCCTGTATTGTAAGGGCTTATACTAAATCGTTTGTTCAGAGTTTGGATTTACATTCAAACGATAAAAATATTCATCTTGAGATTTTATATAAAGCAAAGATACTAGGAGCCGCCATTGTGGAAGTGCCGGCAGATTTGGCTTGGGCCCCTTATAAGAAGGTGGGAGAGGGGGCGGGGGAGAAAAGACGTTCTACACTCAAATTGCGAAAAACATCTAGATCTCATTTTTTTTTCGCGTTGATAAATAAGCCTGGTGTTGTTTTTACTTTGCCCGGAATTGGATTGTTGTTATTATCCATAGGCATTATTTCAATTTGTTTTTATTCTATGATTCCGGATATTGAGAATGGAATGTCAACGTTTATGGCATTAAGAAAATCAATGGTTGAAACTGCCACCCCATCATGGATGGTAGCGACGTTTTTTTTCTCATTGTCGATTCAATTTTTTTCTTTGGGTTTTTTAACCAACCAAAGCAAGTGGAACTATGAGGAAACTTATCGTACCAACAACGCAATTTTAAGTTATTTAAAAAAGAATAAATAGTGATGTGTGGTATTGCAGGAATAATCGGCGAGGTCCATGATAAAACAACCCTGAACCGCATGGTATCGATTATGCGTCATCGCGGCCCTGATGCAAGTGGTTTTTTCTCTTTTGGGGCCGTACAATTCGGCCATTGCCGTTTGTCTATTAATGATCTGTCCCAAGAGGCTAACCAACCTTTTGTATCTGAAGACAAAAACCTCTCTGTAATCGTTAACGGAGAAGTTTATAATTTTAAGGAACTAAGAGCCGATCTTGAAAATCAAGGATTTCATTTTAGATCAAAATCAGACTCAGAAGTCCTGCTTCATGGATATGCCCATTATGGAACGAATATCATAGAAAAAATTAACGGCATGTTTGCGGTTGCCATTTATGATATCAAAGCCAACAAAGTCTTTTTGGCTCGTGATCGTTTGGGAATAAAACCGTTAT
This window of the uncultured Desulfobacter sp. genome carries:
- a CDS encoding glycosyltransferase family 2 protein codes for the protein MKISIIIPAFNEEKIIGSTLSSIEFYMDQYTQCNWWEVLVVNDGSTDNTLSVLACLKNEKAWLKILSLPVNTGRGAALRKGFAHAEGEFIVSLDADLSYAPYHIGRMMDKLIDEKADMVLASAYCSEGSVKNVPVNRLIISKLGNKILSYMYGENVTVLSCIVRAYTKSFVQSLDLHSNDKNIHLEILYKAKILGAAIVEVPADLAWAPYKKVGEGAGEKRRSTLKLRKTSRSHFFFALINKPGVVFTLPGIGLLLLSIGIISICFYSMIPDIENGMSTFMALRKSMVETATPSWMVATFFFSLSIQFFSLGFLTNQSKWNYEETYRTNNAILSYLKKNK
- a CDS encoding aminotransferase class I/II-fold pyridoxal phosphate-dependent enzyme; its protein translation is MQKKNELKKYFTHPTVEVDDKVFIGKNSKIWHFSHILGNTVIGANCNLGQNVVVGPEVTIGDGCKIQNNVSIYKGVTLEENVFCGPSMVFTNVFNPRAHIKRMDEVRPTLVKKGASIGANSTIVCGVTIGKYAFIGAGAVVTKDVPDHALMVGNPARQTGWICECGEKLDNSLKCPVCKKTLATNNTTPIAFVDLAAQQQRILPEIEKNIKVVLKHGKYIMGPEVGELEKKLAKFAKVKHAVTCASGTDALLMALMAYGIGPGDAVFTTPFTFIATAETIRLLGATPVFVDIEQATFNISEEKLSETVNAVKKEGRLTPRAIVPVDLFGLPCDYDRIEQIASQHDLIVIEDAAQSFGAEYKGRMAGGLGHAGCTSFFPAKPLGCYGDGGAVFTDSDELADKLRSIRVHGKGGNKYDNIRLGINGRLDTIQAAILLPKLEIFPQELESRRRIATIYTDFLSSIDSLHLPAMYNDIKSAWAQYSILSPDRETRKFIQERLKEKGIPTAVYYPTPLHLQTAFADLGYQKGNFPASEVCASRIFSIPMHPYLLKTEQKNICSYIEQLLVSSLDR